The region agcgttactggattatgtgttgattgataggcgcgtgaaagagtgacttttgagtgttaatgtgctgagaggtgcaactggagggatgtctgatcattatcttgtggaggcaatggtgaaaatttgtagaggttttcagaaaagaagagaaaatgttggggtgaagagaatggtgagagtaagtgagcttgggaaggagatttgtgtgaggaagtactaggagagactgagtgcagaatgggaaattgtgagagcaaagggcataaggggagtggggaatgaatgggatgtatttagggaagcagtgatggcttatgcaaaaaatgcttgtggcatgagaagctggctttcatcttctgcaaagctttcactacctcgtctctgtttaccaaaccattttccctgaccctctcacttcgcacaccacctcgaccaaaacacactatatctgccactctatcatcaaacacattcaacaaaccttcaaaatactcactccatctccttctcacttcaccactacttgttattatccccccatttgcccccttaactgatgttcccatttgttctcttgtcttacgcactttatatcacctccttccaaaacatctttttattctccctaaaatataacgacactctctcacctcaactctcatttgccctctttttcacctcttgcaactttctcttgacctcctgcctctttcttttatacatctcccagtcactcacactacttccctgcaaaaatcgtccaaatgcctctctcttctcttttactaacaatcttacttcatcccaccactcactaccctttctaatctgcccacctcccacttttctcatgccacaaattaTAAAGAGAACTTGAAatgtttcaaaaccatcatggatgaatatgaGAGTAGGACTAATTTGTCAAAAGAAGGAAGCACATAAGAAATTTAAATCAACTGGAGCTgatgaaaatcgccaggaattaTTCAAATTCAAAGAGAGTGCAAGGAGGTCATAAGACAAGAGTAAACACAAGGGAGAAACAAGAATTTCCTTAAAGGTTAAGAATACTCCAAGGAATTCTTTAAATATATTAGAAAAAGGAAGACagcaaaagaaggaattggaccattatgaaatgagcatgacacactaactactgatgacaaggaaatggttaccatactaaagtattcttttaactccatattcacaattTGAAGGAACATCTCAAATACAGCAACCAATGagaatgtttcaaggatctggtgaagaagagttgaaggttagagaaataaagagctctgaagtacttaaatacctggaccaattaaatcctagcAAATCTAATGGCCCatataacttagctccaagatttttagaGGTCAGCAGACGTATCAGATTGAATACtccacacgtattccctgcgtgtcatagaaggaaaataaaaggggaggaagtggggactTGGAAATACtcacctctcattttttaatttaacaaaagaaggaacggagaacagagggtattccctctaaggatcagtcctctgttcctaacgctacctcgcttacgcgggatggcgaatatgtatgaatggatgaaggcagcaagtatgaatatgtacatatatgtatatgtctgtgtatgtatatgtttgtataagttgaaatatataggtgtgtgtatatgtgagtgtgtgggcgtttacgtatatacatgtgtatgctggtaggttgggccattcttttgtctgtttccttgcgctacctcgctaacgtgggagacagtgactaagtataataataataataataataataatacattttgTCTATTCAAGTCTACATTCTCAAAAAAATTAGTTTATATTCTtaatgctgtttcctgctttaCACGAAAGCAACCAGCATCTTCGAGAAGGACTGTAAAACATATGTAAAGCATAAATAGCAATCTGTGAATGCAAAAAACTATCATCGTGCTATAAAGCCTTTAATTTTTGGATATATTTGCCTAAATAGCATCATGACCATGTGTTATTCAAATAAAAatcattctttcatactttattcaTACTATATGTTCAAAAACAAAACCCTTCCCTTTGAGTGTTGTCTCCTGTTAATACATTAGCCTCATAAAATTACATCTGATGCTGAGCATATTATAAAGGTAAATAATTGATTTGTTTTAATTTTTGTGTGGACCAAGAAAATGATGTTCATACATTTTTCTTATTCATCGTAAGgaataagatattttttatgcTGAGGCTAAAGTAACACAAGCGACAAATAGGAATTTAAAGACCACTTTATATCAAACAATTTTCTTAAGCATACAATTTAACAAGACGGCTGAACTCCTCCTCCTTAGCAATGATGTCTTCCACAAACTTGTGAGTTTTATGTTCATCTCTAAGCTGGGCTAAATACCTGCTGGCAACCTGAAATAgacgatatttttttcttttgtacacaTTCCTGATAATCACTTAAAGTTGTGTCACTTATTTAGCCTTAcctttcctttcacatactccttAATCCTTTAATTGACAGAACAAAGAAAATTCAGGTGGGTCCCAAGGATGGAGGGttttataaatatatgtacatatacatgcttacTTACTGCCCCTGGAGTCTCTTCTATGTTTATGAGGCTACTGCACTTAGAAAGCTGGTCACATCCAGCAGCTGGACAATAGGTCATTATGTAGTGATGGGCACGTCTCTGTGTAGCAGAGCTACTGAGAAAGTGTTTGTTGTCTTCGTTGTGGTAGGAGCACTGTGGGGATGAAATGTCTAGCTATATGGTGAAATGGTGTTtgcagtgttgtagggatgggtaaTGTCCAGAGTATAGAtggaaagtgtgactcatgttcGTCTGTGGAGTGTGGCTTCTGCTTGGTGTATGCCTAATGTGTTAAGAGTTTTAATACCGAGTTTGGAggatggttgtttagtgcttgtcagatTATTTCATACTGTATGTATTTTGTAAGTTATAATTGCACATTTCATCATTTATCTAATCAGCACCAAAATATCAATTACTGATTACTATTATGCTTTTTCATATGTAACAAATCTTTAATTGTTATAATCAATATCACTGATATTTTTTCTATAGCTGAAATTTTGTAAAATTACTAGCCATGCCAGTCAAATGCAGTGTTATCACAGTCTGGCAGGCACAGGCAACACTGCCTCCACCTTTGCTAGAAAACCTTTTCCCACCTCATCTTGGTAAACTTTTAACGCTGAAAGTCAGGGTGTCCATACAATCATTCTCCATATGATTCAAAGACAGATCAGTCTTCAtcaaataattcaggatcatctgctTGGTTCTCTAAATATAGCTAAAAGCTGCTCCATTTCTTTCCTTAAAAACTCATGCCAATGTGCTTTCAttggcatggctggaggatgaGACAGTGGGGAAAAATAATTGCACACTGTCACTTTATCTATCACCCAGGATAGGTGCACATCCTCAAAATTGATGCGCAAATTTTGATGGGTAATTAGCTGTGTAAAGGCATCACCCAGCAAAGTAAATGTCCATTTGGAGGCTTTAATAGGATAATAGAATAGTTTTGAAAATTTTTCTACATTAAAAAAGGAAAGTATGGGTAACTTGTTTATGTAGGATTGGCCAATATTGAAGATAACGTGTTTTTTCTAACATAAGAATAGTTATTAAGCCTTAATTCTTTAGAAAAAGTTTCAATATTTTCTGTGTACCTTTCaactgattaaagaaaaaaaaactggaattaGGCTCAAAAATCAATTGCACTTCAATGCAGCTGAGAGTTTTTACCACAAGAGTAAGGCACATGTAAAattgggaagagaggaaggtgagtgctTCTTGGTAAAGGTTAATCTGTGTGAAGGATAtatgatgtcatctatctatctatcaaggaTGTTTAATCtatggaagaggtggtgaaggaggtaaatgcaaaggacgtaatggaaagggggggggggggtctatgtTGTACTGGGGCAGAAGATGAatctgctgtttgctgatggcacaaCTCCAGTGGCAGACTCAAGGGAAACtccagaagcttgtgactgagttttggaaagtgtTCTAAAGGAGGAAGATAAGTGAATGCAAACAAAAGTAAAGTACTGAAATGCAGCAGGaagatgagacaggatggtttgagtgtaaaCAATAAGGACCTAGAAGAAGTAGAATGCTTCAAATACCTAAGAGTGGACTAGGTAATGAATGGAACTGAGGAGGTTGAATCACAAGACAGGAGAGGGGGCTAACATCCTCTATGCAATGAACAGTGTGCAGAGAGATCATCATTTGCTGGGACAAAAGTGGTcgtgtctgaaggtatagtagtcccagcattaCTGTATGGATGTAAGCCTTGAACCCCGAAGGCAAAAGAATCGAGAGTGGAAATTTCGTAAATGAGATGAGTGATTTGAGATGGATTGATTGTGTTAGAAATGACAATGTATCAGAGAAATGCAGCAGTAAATGGTGTCTAATAGAGAAAGCTGActtgggtgtgctgaaatgggtcagaacatatggagaggattggCAAAGGAAGACTCACTTAGAGGATCTACATTTCaaatgtggagggaggaaggtgtgaaCAAGACCAAGAAGGTTATGAAAGAATCGAGGGACGGGCTCAGGgacattggggcctgaactttcaGAAGCGTGAAAAGCCTGCGACAAAATGATCTGCATTGATGTATACAAAGGGTGACTTGTTGTAAGTAGGGTAgtctagggcatatgaagcattcaaGGTACATCACAGAATAGACTAGGGCATGACTATGGATGACAGGCTTTGTTTACTAAACATAATCCATGACAAGCATGAGTGGATCTGTGTAAATGAGGCCATCATTCATTTGTTCCTAACACTAACTAGCTGAAGCAGGAGAAGCTATtgtgtaaaaataaaaatataatgattGATAATCCTTACCTCTTGAGGCTTTGCAGTGTGGTGTGCAAGAACCATCAAATTAATAAGAGTATCCGGATTATTAGGATCTTTATCCAAGGCTTCCTGTAGAGCTCCTTCTGCCTCTTCATATTTACCCTGACCAAGGAAACAAACAGCTTGGCCATTCAGGAGGACAGGTGTGCTACTGTTCTTGTCCATCAACTCCTGGTAGATGTAGTATGCATCCTGAAGTTTCTCTCCTCCCTGGAATAATAAAATGCCTGCATttacaaagactatataaaaaCAAATCTACTCTTTTAAACACAAACAGATCTTCCAACAAATAACACTTCAAGGACTACTGTCATTCTTTCCAAGGAAAATATGACCTATCATCATGTTGTGAAGTTAGCTTCATTTCCAATCTGCTGTTGAGCAATATTtgaatttttgaaaaaatttaagTATATACTGGGAATAAAAGTGCACTAAGAAGGAAAAAATACAGGCCTCAAGATGATATACAACACATCCTCAAAAGCAGCCCCCAGCCTTGGGGTGATTTGCACTGTGTAACACGTCTCACAAGCAGTCTATCAGCTACAGtgtaaatgtttatgataattatCAGTTTATGACTGCTCTGGGCCTTACACTGTCTATTACTATATGCATTTGTCCAAAAATAATTGCTCTATAAAACTTCATACACTAAACTGAAACCTATGCCAATTTCATCATTACCAATCAAATCTGTTGATATGTGTGCTATTGCTAAGAAATAAATATTTACAATTATTATTAATCAGTGATGCTTTTTTTGTCTTACATTATGTTTCTCTACATGGATTTGCTCTAAGCGTAACTGCCCCAAAATTTACCACCAGTGTAATTAATGTTATTATACTGTTCAGATGAGGATGATGGACCTATAGACATGGTGTGTAAAGAAAGAGGTATAATTAGCAACAAGATAAGCtagtgaaaataaaagaaaagtagATCTGATTCAAAGAGATTTCATtatatgaaataatactgagctAAACaccttttaaattttttcttttcctttagtttttcattattttcatttttcttagaaCTCTGCTTCCcttttttacatttcattttagGTCTTTCTTTATAGACTTCTGTCTACTTCTAGTCTTTGGGGTAGAAGATGGGAGAGCAGGGACAAATTAACTAAACCTCTAAAGGTTGGCCCCACAGAttcctatctatgtatctctatcATGTAAGGTTTTTCCTGCATTAGAAGAAGGGTGCTATAGCCAATTTCCCCTTAGTTGATTTTTGTCTGAGAACTGGTAGTTTTGTGATACTGGTTGATTTCAAGTAAAATTTTGTCATACAAATCATCAGTACTTGGCTAATATTCATTTCAACAGCAGTGACCATGCAAAATAATTATTTAGCAAGTTAAACTTACTGTGGCAATATAGGTCCAAGCTTGTGCCAATTGGGTGAgagtagcatcatcatccttttcCTGCAGTGTCTTTAACTCCTTACGGGCTGCATCCAAACGTTCCATTTTCAAGTAAGTCTGCACCATCAAGGCACGACTGAAAAATCAAAAACTTCAGAAAACAGTGGCTCTAAAGAATTAATTTGCTTAGAAAAAAATGTTTACTTCAATAATTttaatgtaattacttatttacaactGCAAACCAAAGAAAGTCTTAAGTATGATAACTGTCATAATTCTATAAGTATTATTTTCTTCATAAATCAGCCCATATACAATCATTAATTTCATAAGTTTAGTGAAGCATTTTTCCTACCTCTCCCATATCATGATTTCAAGATCTTTATTCTCCTATGAAATTACTATCATCATAAAATCAAACATGATCTGTCACTTTTCATTCATAAAATCAAAGCAGCATGCTCaatttacttaaaaaaacaaattgcATCATGTAAACTCTATGATGTATTACCATTCAAGTGCGTCTGACTGATTGAGAACCCTGAGAGATGCTTCATAGTTTTCTTCTTGGCAATAGATGGTCGCAGCTACCACTAGCATGGCAGTATTTGTCAAATCAACATTCCCACTCAGCTGTGACTCCAGTTCATTCACAAGAGTAGGTCTGTTAAGTTAAAGGGAGTTAGAGACATTCTTTTATAACTGAAGACAAGTCGAATGATGAAGCTAGAATAACAAGTTTACACAATTCACAAAAGTGCCATCAAAACCCTAGGTCATCTCAATTTCTAATCCTTTTTCCTTAAAACTCCATACTTTGTTGTAACATATTTATACTAAATTCATGAATCAAAAATAATATCCTAGGCAAATAGCACAATAAGATGAAGTTCTGGGTACTAGAGttacaaataaagaaatgaatccCCTTCAAAATTTTTCTTAAATACTTCATAACCACAGCAGAAATTTCATCATAGTAATATATCAACACAAAAACATCATTTGCAGACATTTTGTGGTGTGAGACtgaatgagtaagtaattaaagggttagACAGAGTAGAAGGTGTGCTGAACTaatttggacaaatggagagaatgagggatatatgtcaaaagtggagatgaaaagaagatggagaagaccaaactgaagatggaaggatgaggcgaaaaagattttgagtagttGGGGCCTGATCATAGAGGAAGGTAAAGGCATACACGGGATAGGTCGAACTGGAATGACATGGTGTACAAGgggtaatgtgctgtcaatagtctgaatcagggcacatgaagtggccaggggaatCCTCTGATAGGTCTGTGGGGCAACGTTTTGGAtaaagggctgtggtttcagtgtattgcacatgacagctagagaatgagcgatgtggcccttctttgtctgttcttggcactaccatgCTAACAAGAGAAACAGCACAtaagaaatatgatgaaaagatCTTGGTCCAAGTTCTTTAACATTTGGAATTTGTTATCCATCCATGACAGACCTCCTACATGATGTTTATTCATGCCAAAGCTTAAATTGCCTAATAATATGAAGTGATTAAATATAAAGAAAACTCTAACCTGCTTTCTGGAGACTGAAGGTAATGTGCCAGCAGCTTCAGTGCCTGAAGAGGAGCTGCACCAGATGACTTTATCTCACTCTGGACAACTCCATATTTGCGCTGACCTATTAGTGCACGGTAAAGGAAAACATCACGCTCTTGACGTAGCTCTGGAGTACTTGGCTGAAAAACATATTTCTTAAATATAATCAACATAATACATCTAAATAGAATTACATTATTGCAAATCCTGTGGGAAAATGTAATACGAGTCTGATATTCCTTTCTCAGCAAACAGGGTGAGGTGAAAACCCTTTAGGTTCTACATTCCTGTCCTGATTTTCAAGTGAATTACGTTAGAGGAAAATTTCCTTTTAAATACAGCTGATTCAAACAAGTAATTAATATTGAAAACAATGATCCACAGCCAAATTGCTAAAGTCCAACAAAGAAATGGCATGAACCAACCTAAagcactataaaaaaaaaaaaaattaaaaaaaaaacaaatacactaAAGTCTCTAACTGGAGTGTGCATGTGCATGCTTGCCCTATTACTTTCAACAACAGTGCTTTTGCTTCTGAAGATGAGTACATTATTTCATTATGCCTTTCATTCTGGTATTACTTTATACATTCATACGTTTATGGTCATTACTTCACTTCATCACAGCATTTGTATCAGTTATTTATCTACAATGAATATATCAAACAAGCTACCCACCatctcatcattattcatcatagTCTTACctgaaatatattcataataagATCGATaataaatgaaaagattttgttaAATTTTCAGTAGACATATTGACTACAGGATTCGAATAATCATCGTAATAAGGGTGGACCAAGATTACTGGGTTGAC is a window of Panulirus ornatus isolate Po-2019 chromosome 22, ASM3632096v1, whole genome shotgun sequence DNA encoding:
- the epsilonCOP gene encoding coatomer subunit epsilon — its product is MANQEVDELFEIKNSFYIGNYQHCINEAQKLQPSTPELRQERDVFLYRALIGQRKYGVVQSEIKSSGAAPLQALKLLAHYLQSPESRPTLVNELESQLSGNVDLTNTAMLVVAATIYCQEENYEASLRVLNQSDALECRALMVQTYLKMERLDAARKELKTLQEKDDDATLTQLAQAWTYIATGGEKLQDAYYIYQELMDKNSSTPVLLNGQAVCFLGQGKYEEAEGALQEALDKDPNNPDTLINLMVLAHHTAKPQEVASRYLAQLRDEHKTHKFVEDIIAKEEEFSRLVKLYA